One region of Mycolicibacterium lutetiense genomic DNA includes:
- a CDS encoding ESX-1 secretion-associated protein, whose protein sequence is MAGELRVATAHLYELSAKQGQAAISLTVATGVVEGVDSAVRLTHGPISSSTASAVAAALNARRVAGAGMASVSRELGAKLSRAASRYDRTDSTMSGALRGTVR, encoded by the coding sequence ATGGCGGGTGAGTTGCGGGTTGCCACCGCGCATTTGTACGAGCTATCGGCCAAACAGGGCCAGGCTGCGATCAGTCTGACCGTGGCTACCGGCGTGGTCGAAGGTGTCGACAGCGCGGTTCGCCTGACGCATGGGCCGATTTCGTCGTCGACGGCTTCGGCCGTAGCGGCCGCGCTCAACGCGCGTCGTGTTGCGGGAGCCGGTATGGCCAGTGTGTCGCGCGAGCTCGGGGCGAAGCTCTCCCGTGCCGCGAGCCGGTATGACCGGACTGATTCGACGATGTCCGGCGCCCTCCGTGGGACCGTT
- a CDS encoding EspA/EspE family type VII secretion system effector: protein MTGSNALVISVPAKGTRGMGLLGEIADIGKGVIESNLKWTERAAKVGGQMVDLSQQAASFLSSQLGPRLIRGARSPILVAGQQTIESMKHSTGVGDPEDGQRFGAGADTMGAVGQVLVSAFPDDSWDSSGASAYAGRNTEQVGRVQTMLGLDNMVAGVLSTEAGQIAATRDSLDEHSDWLGAMSLLTTSAGIVPGFGTAAQMAAEFAMVAKAVGDSNSDLKTLCGHIDENAAVLQTAAAQYESLAGDASATGAEFEPPAGDPEVSTAPGDPQATDPGVPTGGGDAPSGGGGTVPSAGGGGGTPSGSSSAPAMPTSMSGTGAPSSDVAANAAGALGGILGSLVSPLSGILGGITQAFGQAAQAATQAGTQAAQMAGQAGGLADAAELDKASGTTGLDADDRDGRDDEDRDGRDEHDKDDKDAADREKDGDGEEQADEPEEGEVGGVPDTDSAGGPADPLGAGADDEAAKTLPPNLEAMAAGGAAAGPAPVHVGADFEQGQLYVAAAATLDRGVPGSAAVVDR from the coding sequence ATGACCGGGTCGAATGCGCTGGTAATCTCGGTTCCGGCGAAGGGGACACGGGGCATGGGACTGCTGGGGGAGATTGCCGATATCGGCAAAGGCGTGATCGAGAGCAACCTGAAGTGGACCGAGCGTGCCGCGAAGGTCGGCGGCCAGATGGTCGATCTCAGCCAGCAGGCCGCCAGCTTCCTCTCATCGCAGCTCGGCCCGCGTCTGATCAGAGGTGCTCGGTCGCCGATCCTGGTGGCCGGTCAGCAGACCATCGAGTCGATGAAGCACAGCACCGGAGTCGGCGATCCGGAGGACGGGCAGCGTTTCGGTGCGGGGGCGGACACGATGGGCGCGGTCGGGCAGGTGCTCGTGTCGGCTTTCCCCGACGACAGCTGGGACAGCAGCGGGGCCAGCGCCTACGCGGGCCGCAACACCGAACAGGTCGGCCGGGTCCAGACGATGCTCGGGTTGGACAACATGGTGGCCGGGGTGCTGTCCACCGAGGCCGGCCAGATCGCGGCCACCCGGGACAGCCTCGACGAACACTCCGACTGGTTGGGCGCGATGAGCCTGCTCACCACGAGCGCCGGAATCGTTCCTGGTTTCGGGACGGCAGCGCAGATGGCCGCCGAGTTCGCGATGGTGGCCAAGGCCGTCGGCGACTCGAACAGCGACCTCAAGACTCTGTGCGGCCACATCGACGAGAACGCGGCCGTATTGCAGACCGCGGCGGCGCAATACGAGAGCCTGGCCGGCGACGCCAGTGCCACCGGTGCGGAGTTCGAGCCACCGGCCGGCGATCCCGAGGTATCCACTGCACCGGGAGATCCGCAGGCCACAGATCCGGGTGTCCCCACCGGCGGTGGCGATGCCCCGTCGGGCGGAGGCGGCACTGTCCCCTCGGCCGGCGGTGGGGGCGGTACTCCGTCGGGCTCCTCGTCAGCGCCCGCGATGCCCACGAGCATGTCCGGTACGGGCGCCCCGTCGTCCGATGTGGCCGCGAATGCGGCCGGCGCCCTGGGCGGGATCCTGGGCTCGCTGGTGAGCCCGCTCAGCGGAATCCTCGGCGGGATCACCCAGGCGTTCGGACAGGCAGCGCAGGCGGCCACGCAGGCCGGGACCCAGGCGGCGCAGATGGCCGGGCAGGCGGGTGGCCTCGCCGATGCCGCCGAGCTCGACAAGGCGTCAGGCACCACCGGTCTCGATGCCGACGACCGAGACGGCCGGGACGACGAGGATCGGGATGGCCGCGACGAGCACGACAAAGACGACAAGGACGCCGCGGACCGCGAGAAGGACGGCGACGGCGAGGAGCAGGCGGACGAGCCCGAAGAGGGCGAGGTCGGTGGCGTGCCTGACACCGATTCAGCGGGTGGGCCGGCCGACCCGCTGGGCGCCGGCGCGGACGACGAGGCCGCCAAGACATTGCCTCCGAACCTGGAGGCCATGGCCGCCGGCGGCGCCGCGGCGGGTCCCGCTCCGGTGCACGTTGGGGCCGATTTCGAGCAGGGCCAGCTGTATGTGGCAGCGGCGGCTACATTAGATCGCGGTGTACCCGGGTCTGCGGCCGTGGTCGACAGGTAA
- a CDS encoding MinD/ParA family ATP-binding protein produces the protein MPDPDDTLRRELGWTGPEESHFEPDTRPTRRKPPEPPPSIPGRPPVDFVPSKIPASSDSNDPGPSQVVPVDRDAERARNTFREAPPAPPAPPQQQVPPPPPPAPPAPPAPPPNMGQPGHRPDAWEHNPPGWQLPSQRPPGPGGPPQQPYGPPPGQPWPAEGGFAPDPGAAAAPGGPAGSYADRIRVNDLVPPKRQPPGSGWRLLVYRATFGMINPGPSSEDLRVAELEAKIKGLLRGHYKVGVMGKGGVGKTTVSASIGSIFAQLRQDDRVVAIDADTSFGKLGSRVDPQAQSSYWELANDKHLDSFADVRSRVGTNAAGLFVLAGEGTPARRRVLDAAIYREATTRLDRHFSISVVDCSSTMDSPVTQEVLRDLDGLIVVSSPWVDGAATAGQTLDWLAAHEMTELLQRTVVVLNDSDGHADKRTRTILAGQFSGQGQRVIEVPFDGHLRPGGVVDPREMSTPTRRRFLEIAAALAEHFPTHDERRDRQPG, from the coding sequence GTGCCCGACCCCGACGACACCTTGCGTAGAGAGCTCGGCTGGACGGGTCCGGAGGAATCACACTTCGAACCCGACACCCGGCCGACCCGCCGCAAGCCACCAGAGCCGCCGCCGTCGATACCTGGACGGCCCCCGGTGGATTTCGTGCCGTCGAAGATTCCGGCGAGTTCCGACTCCAACGATCCCGGACCATCGCAAGTGGTACCCGTCGACCGCGACGCGGAGCGCGCCCGCAACACTTTCCGGGAGGCGCCGCCCGCACCGCCGGCCCCGCCGCAGCAGCAAGTGCCGCCTCCCCCACCTCCGGCTCCGCCTGCACCGCCCGCACCGCCACCGAACATGGGCCAGCCCGGACACCGGCCGGATGCGTGGGAGCACAACCCGCCCGGCTGGCAGCTTCCGTCGCAGCGTCCGCCCGGCCCCGGAGGTCCGCCGCAGCAGCCGTACGGACCGCCACCCGGTCAACCCTGGCCCGCCGAAGGCGGATTCGCACCGGATCCCGGTGCGGCCGCCGCGCCCGGAGGGCCCGCCGGGTCATACGCCGACCGCATCCGGGTGAACGACCTCGTTCCGCCGAAGCGTCAGCCGCCGGGCAGCGGGTGGCGATTGCTCGTGTACCGGGCCACATTCGGGATGATCAATCCCGGCCCGTCGTCGGAAGACCTTCGAGTCGCCGAATTGGAGGCCAAGATCAAGGGCCTCCTGCGCGGCCACTACAAAGTCGGGGTGATGGGCAAGGGCGGGGTCGGCAAGACCACCGTCTCGGCCAGCATCGGATCGATCTTCGCCCAGTTGCGCCAGGACGATCGCGTGGTGGCCATCGACGCCGACACGTCTTTCGGCAAGCTCGGCAGCCGCGTCGACCCCCAGGCCCAGAGCTCGTACTGGGAGCTGGCCAACGACAAACACCTGGACTCGTTCGCCGATGTGCGCAGTCGCGTCGGGACCAACGCCGCCGGCTTGTTCGTGCTGGCCGGCGAGGGCACCCCGGCCCGCCGCCGCGTCCTGGACGCGGCCATCTACCGCGAGGCCACCACCCGGCTCGACAGGCACTTCTCCATCTCGGTGGTGGACTGCAGCTCGACGATGGACTCACCGGTGACCCAGGAAGTGCTGCGCGACCTCGACGGCCTGATCGTGGTGTCGTCCCCGTGGGTCGACGGCGCCGCCACCGCCGGACAGACGCTGGACTGGCTGGCCGCCCACGAGATGACGGAACTGCTGCAGCGCACCGTCGTGGTACTCAACGACTCCGACGGCCACGCCGACAAACGCACACGCACGATCCTGGCCGGACAGTTCTCGGGTCAGGGCCAGCGGGTGATCGAGGTGCCGTTCGACGGGCATCTGCGCCCCGGTGGCGTCGTCGATCCCCGGGAGATGTCGACCCCGACCCGGCGCCGGTTCCTGGAGATCGCCGCGGCTCTTGCCGAGCATTTCCCGACGCACGACGAGCGGCGGGACCGCCAGCCGGGCTGA
- a CDS encoding transcriptional regulator produces the protein MTDAEYDLATGEFDVGLIRAGAAAAARRRELDISQRSLAADGIINAGALIAFEKGRSWPRERTRLKLEEVLRWPPGTIARLRQGGSVPDPTMPAPAHIEPPTVVTAQPSAVRLATTPPASEEVPLIAQAVLTAVNTLESTIATLPAVGDPEFTPRVTSVLADLRQLEAVAARAARLSMVTPALIKALSAVRRQIDELTTLAATAPGATLGQRLYAARRQSNLTISETATAAGVSEDIVARAEAEYPVDASAVHALEGLIGAMR, from the coding sequence ATGACCGACGCTGAGTACGATCTCGCCACCGGTGAGTTCGATGTCGGACTTATCCGCGCTGGTGCTGCCGCCGCAGCCCGGCGCCGGGAACTCGATATCAGCCAGCGCAGCCTTGCCGCCGACGGAATCATCAACGCCGGAGCGCTCATCGCGTTCGAGAAGGGTCGCAGTTGGCCCCGCGAGCGCACCCGGCTCAAGCTCGAAGAGGTGTTGCGCTGGCCGCCAGGCACGATCGCCCGGTTGCGTCAGGGTGGGTCGGTACCCGATCCGACGATGCCTGCACCGGCCCACATCGAGCCGCCCACCGTGGTCACCGCACAACCGTCCGCCGTGCGGTTGGCGACGACACCGCCGGCCAGCGAAGAGGTACCGCTGATCGCCCAGGCGGTCCTGACGGCAGTGAACACCCTCGAGTCGACGATCGCGACGTTGCCCGCCGTCGGGGATCCGGAGTTCACGCCGCGGGTCACCTCGGTCCTGGCTGACCTGCGTCAGCTCGAGGCGGTGGCAGCCCGTGCGGCGCGGCTGAGCATGGTGACCCCGGCGCTGATCAAGGCGCTCAGTGCGGTGCGGCGCCAGATCGATGAGCTGACCACCCTCGCCGCCACCGCACCCGGCGCCACGCTCGGGCAGCGCCTGTATGCCGCCCGTCGGCAGTCGAATCTCACGATCAGCGAAACTGCAACGGCCGCCGGCGTTTCCGAGGACATCGTGGCGCGCGCCGAGGCGGAATATCCGGTCGACGCGTCCGCGGTCCACGCCCTGGAGGGGCTCATCGGCGCAATGCGCTGA
- a CDS encoding WhiB family transcriptional regulator — MNALMANGIPLGVCTSNPERWTSTPDEQAKVICRECPRRWLCAREACELPRAEGLWAGIMVPEAGRGRSFALKQLRSLAERNGYPVRKLGLVFPEAA, encoded by the coding sequence ATGAACGCACTCATGGCCAACGGCATCCCGCTCGGCGTTTGCACCAGCAACCCGGAGCGGTGGACCTCCACCCCCGACGAGCAGGCCAAGGTCATCTGCCGGGAATGCCCCCGGCGCTGGCTGTGTGCTCGCGAGGCCTGCGAACTTCCCCGCGCGGAAGGGCTCTGGGCCGGCATCATGGTTCCCGAAGCGGGCCGTGGCCGCAGCTTCGCGCTCAAGCAGCTGCGATCGCTCGCCGAGCGCAACGGCTACCCGGTGCGCAAGCTGGGCCTGGTCTTCCCCGAAGCCGCCTGA
- a CDS encoding DivIVA domain-containing protein, translating into MTGMTGGLTAEDVRSTEFSKPKLGKRGYDKKSVDDFLALVARRLDGRGHLGADDVRNIAFRSPPIFRRGYNEDEVDGLLDAVVATLEQ; encoded by the coding sequence ATGACCGGCATGACCGGGGGATTGACTGCCGAAGATGTTCGCAGCACCGAATTTTCGAAGCCGAAGCTGGGCAAACGGGGCTATGACAAGAAGTCGGTGGACGATTTTCTTGCGCTGGTGGCCCGGCGGCTGGACGGGCGTGGGCACCTCGGTGCCGATGATGTTCGAAACATCGCGTTTCGGAGTCCGCCGATTTTTCGCCGTGGCTACAACGAAGACGAAGTAGACGGGCTGCTCGACGCGGTAGTCGCCACGCTCGAGCAGTAA
- a CDS encoding pirin family protein produces MSNTDTAPAEVTCANSEFTGVLHPREVPLGGPRAILVRRTLPQRERSMIGAWCFADHYGPHDVGTGRGMDVPPHPHTGLQTVSWLFEGLIEHRDSAGVHAMVRPGELNLMTAGAGICHSEVSMPQAPILHGVQLWVALPDAARDTDRDFAHYAPPPRSVGGATIRVFLGELAQSHSPVRTFTPLLGAQIDLEPGAELTLDVDPEFEHGVLLDHGAIEVCGTTLAVADLGYQAPGRTQLQLANHGGGPARALLLGGPPFTEELVMWWNFVGRSHDDIATYRELWQGNDARFGDVRGYTGKIARLPAPPLPNGRLKPRPRPAG; encoded by the coding sequence ATGAGCAATACCGATACCGCGCCCGCCGAAGTCACGTGCGCCAACTCGGAGTTCACCGGGGTGCTGCACCCGCGCGAGGTGCCGCTGGGCGGACCGCGCGCAATCCTGGTCCGGCGCACCCTGCCGCAACGCGAGCGATCCATGATCGGGGCCTGGTGTTTCGCCGACCACTACGGTCCCCACGACGTAGGAACCGGCAGAGGCATGGATGTGCCGCCCCATCCCCACACCGGATTGCAAACGGTGAGTTGGCTTTTCGAAGGCCTGATCGAACACCGCGACAGCGCCGGGGTCCACGCCATGGTCCGCCCGGGCGAGCTCAACCTGATGACGGCCGGCGCCGGGATCTGCCATTCGGAGGTCTCAATGCCCCAGGCGCCGATCCTGCACGGCGTCCAGCTGTGGGTGGCCCTGCCCGATGCGGCCCGCGACACCGACCGCGACTTCGCGCACTACGCACCGCCGCCCCGGTCTGTCGGTGGCGCCACCATCCGGGTGTTCCTCGGCGAGCTCGCCCAGTCGCATTCGCCGGTGCGCACCTTCACGCCGCTGCTGGGCGCGCAGATCGACCTCGAGCCGGGTGCCGAGTTGACCCTCGACGTCGATCCGGAGTTCGAACACGGCGTACTGCTCGATCACGGCGCGATCGAGGTGTGCGGCACCACGCTGGCGGTCGCCGATCTCGGCTACCAGGCCCCGGGGCGTACTCAGCTGCAATTGGCCAACCACGGCGGCGGCCCTGCCCGGGCACTCCTGCTCGGCGGGCCACCGTTCACCGAGGAACTGGTGATGTGGTGGAACTTCGTCGGCCGCAGCCACGACGACATCGCGACCTACCGTGAACTCTGGCAGGGCAACGATGCACGTTTCGGTGATGTGCGCGGCTACACCGGCAAGATCGCGCGGCTACCCGCACCGCCCTTGCCGAACGGGCGACTCAAGCCCCGGCCGCGCCCGGCAGGCTAG
- a CDS encoding pyridoxamine 5'-phosphate oxidase family protein, which produces MGKNERTKIVMGDDEIAEFIERSRTATMATVLPSGRPHLVAMWYAVLDGEIWFETKAKSQKAVNLRRDPTITVMIEDGDTYNTLRGVSIDGTAEIVDDPETILRVGISVWERYTGPYTEEMRPFVDQMMNNRIAVRVVPSRLRSWDHRKLGLPEMPVGGSTAEYLNS; this is translated from the coding sequence GTGGGCAAGAACGAGCGCACGAAGATCGTCATGGGCGATGACGAGATCGCCGAATTCATCGAACGCAGCCGGACCGCGACGATGGCCACGGTGCTGCCCAGCGGCCGCCCACACCTGGTCGCCATGTGGTACGCGGTGCTCGACGGTGAGATCTGGTTCGAGACGAAAGCCAAGTCGCAGAAGGCGGTCAACCTGCGTCGCGATCCGACGATCACGGTGATGATCGAGGACGGCGACACCTACAACACCCTGCGCGGGGTGTCGATCGACGGCACCGCCGAGATCGTCGACGATCCGGAAACCATTCTGCGCGTGGGCATCAGCGTGTGGGAGCGCTACACCGGCCCCTACACCGAGGAGATGCGCCCGTTCGTCGACCAGATGATGAACAACCGCATCGCGGTGCGGGTGGTGCCCAGCCGGCTGCGCAGCTGGGACCACCGCAAGCTCGGGCTGCCCGAGATGCCGGTGGGCGGCAGCACGGCCGAATACCTGAATTCCTAG
- a CDS encoding GAP1-N2 domain-containing protein, with amino-acid sequence MTSRYGQLAYTSFDAVGTVGGWQLKETSGGLTPAETQALMAGVHTVFRPVGQTPDFPTPEQLEQGPRRLAYRDVPDGAGYWHTFPAGSDSTGRPGNVFAHVLLDRAPDTHPRCRAIQRWRSPHWLQPYGAAAVARAELPGDLPQLGEAVTKDSVVAFALDPTTWRLATLFVLLDAVAAALGGGPPVVLGVESPDAAAQWIGLVSFLMSPGTAARLSFSTFDRAEQVALHGGQVLSAVPIEDLPAIEPGAVVISESGTVSLGELGGDPHCTAGGHRIEVTRWSVMAQVVLLDMASARGVLDDIDTLSSQVRDDGLHPAWPVAMAVAGRPEFADAQAEAHEVIAAYSPAGALVGSEAAHVIADVLSAAVGVTTSDAWQARHELPEGAGATYADAIYFARAIADDGWMAQDGPIPLGPRMFHGKPTPSSLRAAIGPALDRARQQSADRLLRVVDLLLRAGVVDDRLQAALVDDVVPGLADPGVRGLIGAADRLSLGVWLLRNGDADGSTIGDDVLDWLAEAGPVPDPAELVHAQPWDSVWIRAALRGVRSRRHGARHPGDAGAQLWWLRVTDPENFGAAAAASVWDPSDLLLAVGAEPLPGRAAVRTLVGAADSAALHELAAKVINDNDDGDGVVVACAAVRHIEPRDWLHQRYLHTHQSPYTPLWDQALAEVEPESVHPDFSVRLLAFALLGVLAGQPYPQVCNALAAETGCGTRAVDRVLPLVDGGQLSPVTVVAISLLRTAAAEATGYALAPVDQLASTLAGKLAATMGSAEAESVVVLMAQLSGDSSEGTMRGYRKMVNRLVTRRGEHPSLAERLRGSRG; translated from the coding sequence ATGACGTCGCGTTACGGCCAACTCGCCTACACATCGTTCGATGCCGTCGGGACCGTCGGTGGCTGGCAGCTCAAGGAAACCAGCGGTGGGCTCACGCCCGCGGAGACGCAGGCGTTGATGGCCGGGGTGCATACGGTCTTCCGTCCGGTCGGGCAGACGCCTGATTTCCCCACCCCCGAGCAGCTCGAGCAGGGACCGCGTCGGCTGGCGTACCGCGATGTTCCTGACGGCGCCGGCTACTGGCACACCTTCCCGGCCGGGTCGGACAGTACGGGCCGCCCGGGCAACGTGTTCGCCCACGTGTTGTTGGATCGCGCGCCCGACACCCACCCACGCTGCCGGGCCATCCAGCGGTGGCGGTCACCGCACTGGCTCCAGCCCTACGGCGCAGCCGCGGTGGCCCGCGCCGAACTCCCCGGGGATCTGCCGCAACTGGGCGAGGCGGTGACCAAGGACAGTGTGGTCGCGTTCGCGCTGGATCCCACCACCTGGCGGTTGGCCACGCTGTTCGTGCTCTTGGATGCGGTGGCTGCGGCGCTGGGCGGTGGGCCGCCGGTGGTGCTGGGCGTGGAGTCCCCGGACGCGGCGGCGCAGTGGATCGGTTTGGTGAGTTTCCTGATGTCGCCGGGAACCGCGGCGAGGCTGAGCTTCTCCACGTTCGATCGTGCTGAGCAGGTTGCGTTGCACGGCGGTCAGGTGCTGAGCGCGGTGCCGATCGAGGATCTTCCGGCGATCGAACCGGGCGCGGTGGTGATCAGCGAATCCGGGACCGTGTCGCTGGGTGAGCTCGGCGGCGATCCGCACTGCACTGCGGGCGGGCACCGGATCGAGGTGACCCGGTGGTCGGTGATGGCCCAGGTGGTGCTGCTCGACATGGCCTCGGCGCGCGGTGTTCTCGATGACATCGACACGTTGTCCAGCCAGGTGCGCGATGACGGGCTGCATCCGGCCTGGCCGGTCGCGATGGCGGTGGCCGGGCGCCCGGAATTCGCCGACGCGCAGGCCGAGGCGCATGAGGTGATCGCCGCGTATTCCCCGGCGGGTGCGCTGGTCGGATCCGAGGCGGCCCACGTCATCGCCGATGTGCTCTCGGCCGCGGTAGGTGTGACCACGTCCGACGCCTGGCAGGCGCGGCATGAGTTGCCTGAAGGGGCCGGAGCAACGTATGCCGACGCCATCTACTTCGCCCGCGCCATCGCTGACGACGGCTGGATGGCCCAAGACGGACCAATCCCGTTGGGGCCGAGAATGTTTCACGGGAAACCAACACCTTCGTCGCTGCGGGCGGCCATCGGTCCGGCTCTGGACCGCGCACGGCAGCAAAGTGCCGACCGGTTGCTGAGGGTTGTTGACCTGCTGTTGCGGGCGGGGGTCGTCGATGACCGGTTGCAGGCGGCGCTGGTTGACGATGTGGTGCCCGGACTGGCTGATCCGGGGGTGCGGGGGTTGATCGGCGCCGCCGATCGGCTGTCGTTGGGCGTGTGGTTGCTGCGCAACGGTGACGCCGACGGCAGCACCATCGGCGACGACGTACTGGACTGGCTCGCCGAGGCCGGCCCGGTGCCCGATCCGGCCGAACTCGTGCACGCCCAGCCCTGGGATTCGGTGTGGATCCGCGCTGCGCTGCGCGGGGTGCGGTCGCGTCGGCACGGGGCCCGACACCCGGGTGATGCCGGGGCGCAGTTGTGGTGGCTGCGGGTGACCGATCCGGAGAATTTCGGCGCCGCCGCGGCGGCCTCGGTCTGGGATCCGTCGGATCTGCTGCTGGCCGTCGGCGCCGAACCGTTGCCGGGCCGGGCTGCGGTGCGCACGCTCGTGGGTGCCGCGGATTCGGCCGCGCTGCACGAGTTGGCCGCCAAGGTGATCAACGACAACGATGACGGCGACGGTGTGGTGGTGGCCTGCGCGGCGGTCCGCCACATCGAGCCCCGCGACTGGCTGCATCAGCGTTACCTGCACACCCACCAGAGCCCCTATACGCCGCTGTGGGATCAGGCACTGGCCGAGGTGGAACCGGAGTCGGTCCACCCGGATTTCTCGGTGCGGCTGCTGGCGTTCGCGCTGTTGGGCGTGCTCGCCGGGCAGCCCTATCCGCAGGTCTGCAACGCGTTGGCAGCCGAGACCGGTTGCGGCACACGGGCGGTGGACCGCGTACTACCGTTGGTCGACGGCGGCCAGTTGTCGCCGGTGACGGTGGTGGCGATCAGCCTGTTGCGCACCGCGGCAGCCGAGGCCACCGGCTATGCGCTTGCTCCGGTGGATCAGCTCGCGAGCACGCTGGCCGGGAAGCTGGCTGCCACGATGGGGAGCGCCGAGGCTGAATCCGTGGTGGTGTTGATGGCGCAGTTATCGGGTGATTCCTCTGAGGGGACGATGCGCGGGTACCGGAAGATGGTGAACAGGCTGGTGACACGGCGGGGCGAGCATCCGTCGTTGGCGGAGCGACTGAGGGGGAGCCGGGGCTGA
- a CDS encoding fibronectin type III domain-containing protein, which produces MPDLYPVDDPDDEDPRLAPLLAWRQQLVDSGAVAARSFKEAHLRLVLRSGRTDVEQIREMLPGSVAEHADEMARLLAELEARAPGSSPQKSPSAAGDVHPIAFRHGESRPGVVELSWPDYQANGGVVLYRVVSAEERAPRSSENADLVAATPLSAASDDRPLTGPVRYYQVWVITGTSRADALSTRPVLYAGGVLVAPPAEVSIGEDSGLVIGKWTAPHAVNSVHVYRIPLEEADGSAIDESRYRILAEGEHRTGFVDSGAARGMRYRYRVRCAVDVDGGVQLSEPVDADVDVSAVLAAVTDISVDTAFDGESFDVSWASPGAEVALYLSQTGPSAGGVATELPENALEQVGLAPDLRLRLPVAQQAQLDGGNRTLMSGVPWPQGWSRAYVTPVTILAGRAVLGRTVSAVHTGAIRDVELVEYCNKQVLTFEWPAGAAGVVVTLAPTGHDPRTGLTGRSFEISLEDYEKYGGMHLTGALPVGGCSLHLAPVAFSGGRRVTGPVASVEYPGMLRLQYAVRIGRDAGGFPTTATIAVRSEYEVPGSPAFVLVNNPQRMPLSVHDGQPVDVAPLDAQGQLADHPSKHLDWTAATATGAGELWAANVSGLHGWIRLFLDIADPLQLRTVALLDPPVQTLQLTATVL; this is translated from the coding sequence ATGCCCGATCTGTATCCCGTCGACGATCCCGACGACGAGGATCCCCGGCTGGCGCCGTTGCTGGCCTGGCGTCAGCAACTGGTCGATTCCGGCGCGGTCGCAGCCCGCAGTTTCAAAGAGGCCCATCTGCGGCTCGTGCTTCGGTCCGGGCGCACCGATGTTGAGCAGATCCGCGAGATGCTGCCGGGGTCGGTCGCCGAGCACGCCGACGAGATGGCCCGGTTACTCGCCGAGCTGGAAGCCCGAGCGCCCGGCAGTTCGCCGCAGAAGTCACCGTCAGCAGCCGGTGACGTGCACCCGATCGCGTTCCGCCACGGTGAGTCCCGCCCAGGGGTCGTCGAATTGAGTTGGCCGGACTATCAGGCCAATGGGGGAGTGGTGCTGTACCGGGTGGTCAGCGCCGAGGAACGGGCGCCCCGATCGTCGGAGAACGCCGATCTCGTCGCCGCGACGCCGTTGTCGGCAGCCAGCGACGACCGGCCGTTGACCGGGCCCGTGCGCTATTACCAGGTCTGGGTCATCACCGGGACGTCCCGCGCCGACGCCCTGAGCACCCGGCCGGTGCTATATGCCGGTGGGGTACTGGTCGCCCCGCCCGCGGAGGTGTCCATCGGAGAGGACAGCGGGCTGGTGATCGGGAAGTGGACGGCACCGCACGCGGTGAATTCCGTTCACGTGTACCGCATCCCGCTCGAGGAGGCCGACGGGTCCGCGATCGACGAGTCGCGCTACCGGATCCTGGCCGAAGGTGAGCACAGGACCGGTTTCGTCGACTCGGGGGCGGCCCGGGGTATGCGCTATCGCTACCGGGTGCGGTGCGCGGTCGACGTCGACGGGGGAGTGCAGCTGTCCGAGCCGGTCGACGCCGACGTCGACGTGTCAGCGGTGCTCGCCGCGGTCACCGACATCTCGGTGGACACGGCGTTCGACGGCGAGTCGTTCGACGTGTCCTGGGCGTCTCCCGGAGCGGAGGTGGCCCTCTATCTGAGCCAGACCGGTCCGAGCGCCGGTGGTGTCGCCACCGAACTTCCCGAGAACGCCCTCGAGCAGGTGGGATTGGCCCCAGACCTGCGGTTGCGGCTGCCGGTGGCCCAGCAGGCACAACTCGACGGCGGCAATCGCACGCTGATGAGCGGGGTGCCCTGGCCGCAGGGGTGGAGCCGGGCCTATGTGACGCCGGTGACGATCCTGGCCGGGCGGGCCGTGCTGGGCCGCACCGTGTCGGCGGTACACACCGGAGCCATCCGCGATGTCGAACTTGTCGAGTACTGCAACAAGCAGGTGCTGACATTCGAATGGCCGGCCGGCGCGGCCGGCGTGGTGGTGACCCTGGCACCCACGGGGCATGACCCTCGGACCGGCCTGACCGGAAGGTCCTTCGAGATCTCGCTGGAGGACTACGAGAAGTACGGCGGCATGCACCTGACCGGTGCGCTTCCGGTGGGCGGATGTTCACTGCACCTGGCGCCGGTGGCGTTCTCCGGTGGGCGACGGGTCACCGGACCGGTGGCCAGCGTCGAGTACCCGGGCATGTTGAGGCTGCAGTACGCGGTGCGGATCGGGCGCGACGCGGGCGGCTTTCCCACCACGGCCACCATCGCGGTGCGTTCGGAGTACGAGGTGCCGGGCTCGCCGGCGTTCGTTCTGGTCAACAATCCGCAGCGGATGCCCCTGAGTGTGCACGACGGTCAGCCGGTCGACGTCGCCCCACTGGACGCACAGGGGCAGCTGGCGGACCACCCGTCCAAGCATCTGGACTGGACGGCGGCGACGGCGACGGGTGCCGGTGAACTGTGGGCCGCCAACGTCAGTGGCCTGCACGGCTGGATCCGGCTGTTCCTCGATATCGCTGATCCGCTTCAGCTGCGCACGGTCGCACTGCTGGACCCGCCGGTGCAGACCTTGCAGCTCACCGCGACGGTGTTATGA